GCGATGGAATCGCAGAACTGAGAATTCACTATGGACCTGGAATTAGAGTCTATTACTCGAAAATAGGAAATAAGATCGTGCTCTTGCTTTGCGGAGGAGATAAAAGTTCGCAAACCAAGGATATTAATAAAGCTAAGGAGTATTTAAAAGAGTACCAATTGAGGGAGAAAAAACATGGCAAAAAATAAAAATTATCAAGAGTGGCTTTTAGAAAAGCTAAAGGATCACGATGAAGCAGTTAGCTATCTCAATGCTGCCTTAGAAGAAAGTCTTAAAGGTGATGAAGAATCTCAGCATCTTTTCCTCGTCGCTATTCGCAATGTTGCTGAAGCACAAGGTGGTGTTGGGAATCTCGCAAAAAAAGCGGGTATTGGAAGAGAAAGTCTCTATAAAACTCTTTCAGAAAAGGGCAATCCTAAATGGCATACTCTTGTTTCATTGGTGATTGCTTTGGGGTTGAACTTACGATTAACTTAAATCTATTCTAAAAAAGTATCATAAATGATTGATCGATTGAGCTTAACAAGCATTCTATTAGAAGTAAGCGGGAATTAAGTATCAGAAAAATTTTGGAATATGCGAAGATGAACCCAAGGGTATGGTTCTAAGTGATTGTTGCTTACACAACAAGAAAAAATCTGCTCTAAGTCTCTTTTAAGAGGGCTGTCAGTTTTCCTATAAAAAACCGGCTGTTGTCCCCGGTAAAGCCAATCGAGAAGCACAAGAGAAATGGATTGCTGAATATGAGCAGCTAAAAAAGGGCCTGTTGTCCAATGAAACCATCTGTTTTATAGATGGCGTTCACCCGACGCATAACACAGTAGCCGCCTACGGATGGATTAAAGTAGG
This genomic interval from Simkaniaceae bacterium contains the following:
- a CDS encoding type II toxin-antitoxin system RelE/ParE family toxin; this translates as MEIEIELYETASGHCPFDDWFESLRELHTRAKILTRLDRLKVGNFGDCKAIGDGIAELRIHYGPGIRVYYSKIGNKIVLLLCGGDKSSQTKDINKAKEYLKEYQLREKKHGKK
- a CDS encoding putative addiction module antidote protein, producing the protein MAKNKNYQEWLLEKLKDHDEAVSYLNAALEESLKGDEESQHLFLVAIRNVAEAQGGVGNLAKKAGIGRESLYKTLSEKGNPKWHTLVSLVIALGLNLRLT